The Malus domestica chromosome 10, GDT2T_hap1 nucleotide sequence GTCTTCATCATATCATGTGCTGTGAATCCATCATGCTTAGCATAAAACACGTGCAGCACTTTGCTCATGTTCCAAAACAAATCTTTGCAAGCTCTCGGAACTACGCTACCCTTCTCGAGCAAAACTAATCTTAGCAATTCTCTCCTCTTGCTGACTATTACATTCTTCATCTCGTTAATGGCCTCTTCCTCGGTAACACCGTTGCCATGAATCATGGCCAAGGACACAGCATTTAGCTTCCCTTCTGCAGATTCCCTCTGCAACGTAGCCAAGAGTTCAGAGTTAACAATTTTAGATGGGATATTATTACTTTTATAGAAGGAGAATGGGGGGATGTTGTCTACCTTAAACCCTTGGATATCATTGAGAAGGCGCCCAGCAGTGCTCATGAGTCGATACAGATGATCAAATTCGGAACTTCCTACAGCCTCCTCTGAAAGCTTAGGCCCAACCAAATAGAGAGCTGGAAGGACAATCGGTCCCAAGGCAAATGATACATATGCATTTTCCATATACTCCTCCATTGTTGGAACCGACTTGTTTTTCAACCACTGGGCTTCCTTGAACATAGACTTGATCAAATCCAACCACTGGAAAATCAAACAGAGCTCATTTCATCCCTTTACTCTCTTTTCATGAAGTCAATGAATAGAAAACTCAAATAACGGTCTTATCATCGACTAGACAGTCACGATAAAGTACCATCAGAATCAATGTTAAGGGAGTGTTCGGGTTATTGTAAGACACTTCGTGAAAGTGAAGTACTTgaaacattttaagtagttcaggAGACAGCTAGTGCTCTAAGAAAAAACATTTTATATgaatcgaaacaacgatgacaaggacaaattaaaatatttcaaCTTACAATCTCTATAACATGACTTGTCACACTGCGTCCTTGCCGCGTGAATGCCCTGGCTCCAATCTCGTTGATTGTGTTCTTGAGTGCTGAAAATATAATTTCAACATTCTCGGAACAACAATCAACACTCACATTCACATCCCACCTGAAGCCCAAATACATGAAAATTTAAGACCTTCAAGTCAGAAACAACTAACAAGGACTAGGAGCACAAGCAGGACTTGTAGCCCAACAATGGATCCAACAGAAATAAGAAACAAATGGGAAAAGGAAACATACTTCTCAACCAATTGTATGAGGTTTATCAGTTCCTCTTCGGAACCTCCAACGTCAAAGAAATCATCGACCACAGTCGTAAGGACTCCATTTTTGGCCCATGATATGCGTGCATCTGATAGTTCGGGAGGAAAAAGGGTTGCAGCAGCAGAGAAGTAACAGTATGCCTGCTTCTGTCTAGCAAAGTTTAGCTTGTCTAATCTGTACTCCTCAACCCACCTACTTAGGTAAAAtcacaaacaaataaattagaATATTCTGCACTTCCTTATACAACTGCACTCTCCTTCACTTATATTATATCAAGATCAGGTGGAAACACTAGTACCAAGAAGCTCGGCTTGGGAGAGAGAGTACTGTACGTACCTAGTAAGATGGTTGAGTTCTTCACGGTGTATAGATTGGCAATTATTGAAGTCATCCACAGCCAGCTTTAGGAAATCTTCATTTCCAATATTCAAACAACTAACATAAGACGAGCGCAAGGAATAATAGGTTATATCCACTGGTCCTTCAGAATAATTCAgaacaaattaaatttttcttaaaaggaagggaaaaggaagaagaggagctgtCAAAGAAAATACTAGAAGTTTACCGATAATACGATTTTAAAATCCTTGTACTATCtgtgttgtaatattttataGCTGTTCTGGTTGACAATCGGCCCAGAATTGCATAGCGAGGAAGTTtaagagcatcatccacctgGAAACAATCAAAAGttgctttaatttatgaactatcTTGGGATTATAGGAGATTAAAGATGTCAGATAAATCAGATAGGCTTAGCATAGAAGGCTACCTCTAGGCCGATATGCTTATTCAGATTATGACCCCGAATTAAAGTATTGGATAACTCCTGCTTCAGAAAATGACTTGTCCAGTGATGTTGTTTCTCTAGAACGGATTCATCTGGATGTATGATGGTTTCTGAAGCTCTAAACAACTCTAAGGCATCATCGATGTCCTTCATATACCCTCCAAGGGAATTGAACAAACGATCTTCTGAATATTGAGTTAATGGATCTAAAAGACAGCATAACTcagttacattttttttttttttgccaaaacatAGTCATGAAAGCCAAGGTACCCAAAATTGAAAATACCTGCAGAAACATCATATCCATTAACACGTAAGAGTCGAAACGCCATTGCACAGGTGGCAGCATCTGATAATATATCTTCATCACCCTGCAGCCAGCTTCTGTTTGTTGGCTAATGTCATGCTTCCCATGgatgaaaactaataaaatctCGAAACTGGGGTATACTTATATGGGAAAAATTACCTGTATGTTTCATCCAGTACACTTCTAATTTCCTCCCTGAAATGTCGATCAATACCCAAATTTTCAAGACTGGCAGCCATAGAAAGGCGGGCATATTTATCTAGAGGATAGACCGTTGGAACTGAAAAAGGTAGGTTGAAAACATTGGAAGCTTTATCCTGATGTAGTACATAAATACACCTAGGAAATTAATGGAAAATGTTGAGTATGAAACCTGCATTCCCAAACTTCTCTAAGAGTGAGCGTAGGTACTTAAGGCAATCAGCATTCTTAAGGTGAGCAAAAGCAGAGGCGGTGGTTGCTGGTGAATTAAACAAGGACCCATTCTTCCTTTGATACTTCATGACCAGGTCCCAATCCTGCGACTTTCCAAATCCTTCTGAAATATATGCTAACAACGTTCTCCACCCCTCTGAGTTGCTTGCATAGCCTCTAAATAATAACATTTTGGAACAGGGATCGTCAATCAGAATCGTTTAGGATGCAAAACAAAAGTATAACTATACTGATACATTTCTATTATTATCACTAGCATATGAACTGATTATATCATGTATATCCATTCCCTTCctatcaaaagaaaagaaaatagtttctTTCCCCTGTGATGAAGGAACAGTTCCTGAGGTTCTAACATACAAAGCCACATAGAAAAAGCTGAGCTCCATGGGATTCACTGCTTAGTGAGAGCAGGatgtaataataaataaattactaCAAGATGGAACCGAacttaaaacaagaaaataaaataaaatgaaaatatacCTTTTCAGCTCAAAGTCTCTTCTGTGAAATAAGGCGTCTAGGGTTGGTGCACCCAAGGGAAGGTTCATCTTCAAATTCCTTGCATACTCAATCATCGCAGGAAACAATATATTAAATCCAACAGGAGATTGTTGTTCTTCATCAGTAGCTGAAGCTACATTTGATTCAATAAAATGTAGCCCTAAAACAACAAGAGGATGTTAAGGTGTTCATGTTTGAAACATTAATGGAGGAAACTTAGCAAGAACCAAGAATAACGGTTATACCCTTGTTAATTTGTTCTTCGCCAACATTCCACTGCTTCAGTGCAAGGATGCAAGCTAAGGTAGATAAGAGAGCATCTTTCGTGAACAAGGGTTGCAAATTAGGAGGACCCCATGAGCCATCATGGAGTTGATTACACAATAACCAGTTTACGCATTCGGGGAAAAAAGGGTCCTTTGGGGAATTTGGAGAAGGGACCATTGCCACCCAAGCAGTGTCATATGAGGAAACCGAGAGATCAACCTTGTCGAACATcttctttattctttctttcGTACCCTCAGAACTCTGCTTCTATTAAAAGAACCAAATTTATATCGTTAACGGTATAAAAGAGTATGTAGGAAATCATAGAACTAGGAGGATTATCTTACCAAAACAGCAGCATTGACCTCCGCTGCCCCATTTAATCTCGACATTGTTAAAGCTGCTTGTGGCAAGAAATAATgtccagattttttttttaaaaaaaaggtacCTATCAAGGAGCAGAAATCCAAGAGGTCAGTGACCCTTCACATGTTTACATCAACACACAAATCAGACTGCCAAACTTGAATGTATCTTCACAAGAAGCCAGTAAACTTGCATATTAATTGCTTACTAACTAAAGAACTTTCTTTTGGTTCTTCTAGTTGCAATCGATCCTATGTTTTCTTCTTCCGCGCAATATTCTAATTAATCTAATCTAAACTACGCGCAGGGGATTCTAACTTGGGAGCACATGCTCTAGTCAACTTGGCTACACGCGTATCTGCAAGCCTAAACGAGTAGGGGATTCCCATAAAATAAAACCCACCTGAGCACTAAGGTCACCAACAATTCAAAAGTACAATTTCACCAACCACTGACAAGTAAAGTTCTAAAATTGGGACATCAATACCATCAAGACACAAGCTTTTTCAAGATAACAAAGATTcaacacaaaataaaaataccCAATTCGAGAAAATCATGCATGATCccaaaaaaacataacaaaaacaaaaccacagAAAAaatggcgagagagagagagagagagagatagacctGGTGAGGGAAAGGTGGAAAGTCTGAGAGTGCTGAGGTGAGAGAAAGacatgcagagagagagagattctgaTAGCTGCAGCAACTCCAGAAAGCTCACTCTCACTCTGGAGAGTCTAACTATAAATATTGGTGGAGAAATGGAAACTGAAAACTGGAATAAAAATGGCACAATATACGCCCAGCAAGAGAGACTAAACGACAAAAAAATTCATCAAGTTAATTGCTGTCTGCGCGTCTTTCGCCTTCCTTCGAACCATTGACATCTACTgctctatatatataattagattTGTTATATCATATTTTACAGCATATTTTTTACATGTCAATGTCCATAATTTTGTCACCTACTCAAAATGTCATTTGACAAATTTCGGAATACCAAATTTGACATGTGTAGTAGGTACTAAGCATCTAGACTTATATTACAACATGTGTATTTTTATTCGACTAATTATGAATATTATTTAATAACTACAATATTACAAAGTATAAAtctaaatatatacatatatatatatatctgtgtaTTATATAATTAGATTTGTTATATCATATCTTACAGCATGTTTTTTACATGTCAATGTCCATAATTTTGTCACCTACTCAAAATGTCATTTGACAAATTTCGGAATACCAAATTTGTTATGTGTAGGTACTAAGCATCTGGacttatattataacatgtgTATTTTTTTCGATTAATCACGAATATTATTTAATAACTACAATATTACAAAGTATAAATTTATTGTTTACTTATTATAAGATGAAATTGTCCTtgtcacaaaaaagaaaattctcCATCTAAAAGACAAATTATAAACAAGAATCTTGTAGcttaaattgcaaaaaaaaaaataaaaaataaaaaacatcacCACCTCTTAAAATTACTCTCCAATATCCTTCCTTTAAAGTTTGGGATACAAAACTCATTTTTAGGGAAATGACTTATCGATATCTGATTTAAGTCAATAACATATGTTTGATTTTGCCACATAACAGTGCATTATTAGTTAAGAATACCATGGTAATATCATTCCACATGGAAGTAAGTCTCACTCCATGTTTAGTTGGCCTTGTGCACCATTAGTCTTTTACCAtgctttgaatttttatttctgaAAATGTGACTTTAGCCCCctcaaattcaattttcttcACATAAAACCAATATAATTTGTTTACTCGAACAAAACTCCATGACTAGGATCCACCTAAACAAATTCATCAATTATGCTAACTTACAAATTTTACATTTCTCGGGTTCCTAAAAAACCCTATCGCATGTACGATGTAGGACGTACACAATGGTGCTatcacacacctatttttacctCTCATACAACTCTCAATTTCCAGTAGtcaaattgaatgaattgaataaaattaatggacaaaaattaacaaggctgcgtgagaaaagaaaatggttgTGTGAATAGCACTGTCCTTAATTCTATGTGGATTGTAAGGGGGACtaacaaaaattttatttttgaacaaacgatattatctacactaagggtgtaggctaagcctcacaatgggttagcaataatgtgattcaaactcGTTTTttgcgagaatcaaacctaagacctcttaattataatttataaatgaagaggaataccagtAGGTCATAGTAGTAAGTGGCAAGGGGAATTAATGCTTTTGCTAaaagaaaaggaggaaaattgtcattaatgttataaattcataggaaaactaatgaaaatggcttgaaaactttgagttttaatgataaggacaaaataaagggtaaagtgaatagtatcaggattgactttttagtgtaaaaatgtggtttttcgttaaagtgaacagtaccaggtgtttttcgttaaagttccctaaattcattgcaTACTAATATCAAATAtgagaatttttattttattttttaaaattgaatgatGTCATCAATTTGATCAAtgattttaataaatattgaaTATTAATACATATTTTCTCAATTAAATAAGGATAATACTTAGGTAGTCACTAGTGAGTACCATATATATTCACTTTCTTATTTGACCCaatcaaaattaattaacacgtctattttttttttaaacaataaaaCGTATGTTAAATATCATTGGGGCAAAACCAAAAAGTGAGTTGAGCATTATCCTGTAAATAATGTTTTGATTACGTTATTTAGTGCAATATCATGTTTTAAatatatcgatatttttatactaagggAAAAGGGAATTCCGCTAAACCACATAATGGACAACcgaatttggtatcgaattcgccatccacgagattcgaacctcagacttctcacttccaaataaagaggaataccaccagaccgtaaTACTGAGTAGCAGTGCAATATCATGTTTTGATTACTCTTTTAAAGAAGTGTAACTTTGGCTTCGGTCCTTGACTAACTAAAATCTTACATcgaaattttattaatttgaataCTTTGATTGAAagacaaaattttaaatttcagtactaattaagaaatttaataacaaaaattattaaACCCTTCCTAAATCATGCAAAGGTTGACAGggatttttaactttttttttcttcctcaaatTGAATAGTAGATTAGCCCATACATGAAGCCCTACGACGGCACATGGGGATGGGTGCATGAGGATGCAAAGAAATATCACGCATcgggaaaataaaaaatcttgcatgagcttataagaAGTTGAGTCTATTATCAATTGATTTGTGAagcttaaatttattttggagtGAAGATAAAGGAGGAAGTGGAAAGGGAAGGTCAGAGGAGTTAAAAGAGAGGAAATTTGCAGGTTCACCAATTTGCATTGACGGCAAATAATACTAATCAAGTTCTGAAGgaccaaaacaaagaaaatctcaTCAAGTTTTGTTCCACAAAAGCTCTAAATGTTAAGCAAAGATGGATTTTATCTAACTAATTGGCCAATTACACAAGAATTTGAAGGCCTTTTTTCTGAGGAGCAGGCACCGCGTTCTTGTTTCCAGGGAAGGCGCTGCGAGAAATGTCTACCAGGGACTTGAAACTGTGTGGTTCGTGCATCGACAGCTCTGACAGAACTTTCCTGTTCAGCTGAATGTTCTCCTTCATCAACCCATGCATGAAGTTTCCATAGTTAACCTGATGACAATAGTAAAACAAGATAATAGGGGGATCAGCATGCACTACAATATATATAACCTGATGACAATAGTAAAACAAGATAATAGGGGGATCAGCATGcactacaatatatatatatatatatatatatatatatatatatatatatatagagagagagagagagagagagagagagagaggaaagtaCAATAACTTAAGAAGATCAAATCAGCAACATATTCCAGCTTCTACTGATCCAATATCTCAACACTCAACAGCTACTTTCATGCCGGAATATCCGGAAAGATACATTTGATCCGGCACATCTTAATCTAAAGCTTCTAAACAGTTGAAGCTCTCCCTAACTTCCTAGATTTTCGAAAGCCAAATCTATTTTGAATCTACTTTAATGCCAGAGAAATCCAATTTGAAACTAAATATTCAAAGTCAATTTCAAAACACTAAGCAATCCAGGATCAACATGCTAATTAATCATGCTTGTATCTATGTACAACAAGTCCGAGAATTCTAATGAGGACCCTTAATTTCTCATAcgattctttttattttcagcTACTTTCCAGTAATCAAATTCATAGACGTTTACTCTCCATTTTCTATATTTCCATCTCTTAATAAATACAAGAACAATAAGCGAACCAATAAATGTCTTCATCTTTTATTCAACCAAGGCTAATAAGCAACCTCTAGACACACAAAGTAAACAGAACATTACAAAACAAACTCTACTGGGTTTAGATGACCCTGCATAGATGAACCATATCTTCTTGCTATCTTACAAGAACAATATCCTTCTAAGCATAAAGAAGGTAGTTTATTGTTTTCCATATTTTAACGACTAAAACCAACAAACACTGGAAAGTACATTTCGTGGTTTTCCCCTAACAACTTGCGATCCACATATGTTCAAAGGCAATCTACTAAAGTCGTTATGAACCAACTAATAGACAGATTCATTGTTCTGCAGTATATTGAACAGCTCTCAAGTCCACAATTTTCAATAAATCAGGCTTTCAACAATACATGACCTCAACATAATCTTAGACCGAAAGGAACCCAAAAGGGTCAGGACATACAGAAAGAGAAGTAAAGTGACAGAGAATTGACAAAGCTGGGAGGTAAGGTCACTCGAAATATACCCAAACAAAATGACATGACACAGTTCTgtttatatctttttttttttaaaagcccCGCAGCCTACCTACATGGTCTACTTATGGTGAGGCTCGTATAAAAAACATGAGCCTTGGTTCACAGCCCAGCATCACCCAGCCACTGACTCACTTCTATCTCACCAAAAACCAAGGACTCATTACTCTACTGCTGCACCACCACCCATTATAAGTATTGGCTGCCCAATGCTCAACATTAAAATCCAAGACCAAATAAATATTCGTCGTGCGTCTGTTTTCACAAGTATTCTCTCTCGGTCTCTCTCCCTTCATCAAATTTGCAGAAATAAATCAACTGTGAACAGATAAAACTATAGGaaagtgttattcacacacccatttttacctctcaAACACCCTTCTTAATTTTTGGCCATTGATCTTCTCTAATTCCTTCGACCCGACTTCAAAAATTgagaggggtgtgtggatagcactaccCAAAACTATGGACGCAAGAAACGGCAGTTTGATGAAAGTAAAAAAACTGAGATTGAAGACCAAaaccacataaaaaaaaagaatagaaacttcTATAATTCTCTCAAAAATGCACCACGTAAAAAATATTAGGCACAATTCGAAACATACTCCATGGATGCGGGTGCCAGCATTGATACGCTGGATCCACAGGGAGCGCATGTCTCGCTTCTTGGTGCGGCGATCCCTGTAAGAATACTGCAAGGCCTTCTCTACCCTCTCTCTGGCAATCCTTATGCAATTCTTGGCCCTTCCCCTGAAGCCCTTGGCTAGCTTGAAAATCTTACCCTTATTCATTGTTCACTCTCCTTCTTTTATCCTATAcattaacacacacacacacagacacatcAGACCACAAAAAATAATCAGCCccataattattaattatttgagAAACCCATTTCTTccaattgaagaacaaagaCAGACAATTAATCACAAACGAAAAATTCCTAATTGCACGAGTGTATCAAGTATAATGGTGTTAATTATTTAAAGATTACAACTTTAAGAGCAAAAATTACTTTTTCCAAAGTAAATTATTGCCAAATGGAATATTTAACATCTCTTCAACAAATTTAAAGAGTTTAAAGGTGATTAAGATTCATAAACCAGATTATCAATTGAGAAAGATGGGTTTTTTCGATTCACCTGAGCTTATCTGAGGTGGGTTCCTTTTTGTATCAACAGCTCCGAGTTGTGCAAAACCTGCCATGAAACCAATCAAAAGGAACAAGCTTTTTACTTTGCAATTAACaatactagaaaaaaaaaaaaaaaaaagaacaaggaagaagaagatgggcaCGCACTGTGGCGGTGGATGGCGAGAGATGACAGACGAACTGGGAGTGGGTCGAGCAGCGGGCAGCGGAGGCGGATGAGATACAATATGGATTGGCAATCTGTAATATTGAGCTAAGAGCATGGGCACTTCTGTCAATCCACACGCTTAACCCGCTAAATGGAGCCCAAGGTAACTGGGTCGTTCTCGAATCACCCGTTTACATTCAAGTTGGCGTCAATTTACATATTGATCAATACGCAAAACGTTTAAAACATATATCCCTCCTGCTAATGGTATTGATTATGCAACGAGTCGAATTCAAACTTGCCATGGTGCAAAAAGGTTCTccttttttcctttcaattaaGCGATATTGCGGAAGAAAGAACGAAACCGATCCATTgctataataaaataaaaataattgatgGACTATGACCCGATCCATGTGAAGCAAACCGGGTAATCTCGGGTATGGTGAAACCGGTGAATACCCTACTTTTGCAAATGGAAAAAGATAAATCCTTAGTTTTGAAACAGTGCTCTTCTCTGAGCTGCTGAAAAATATGCAGCATCTTCTTCCAGTCCGCCTCATAAAGTCTCTGTCTGCTACTTCTTTACCAGGCACCACCTCCACCCTTCACGAACTTGCTTCTACTCACCCCAAAGgtctgcctctctctctctctctctcctactTTGGGTACTGGGTCTGTCACAAATTGCTTTCTCAATAGAAACAAAGctaccagtttttttttttttttcaaccgaATAACAGTGATAATTCATTGATAAGAAAACAAGATTGCAACACGATTACAAGACGGGTGTCAACTGAATACAACCTCTCGAGTGACCAAATCCTTAATCTGGAGGGCTACCAATTTGTTAAAGTTGAAGTGTGTGTTTGAAACTGTGTATTGTATCTAAGTAATGGATGATGGGCAATGAGAAGTAATATGCAAGAAGAAAgcttttgtttgtgtttgtgtgtgtgtgtgtctgtgtgtgtgtgtttatgagTCAAGCTCAAAACCATGTGAATGTTTCTTTACTTGATAATGTGGTTGCTGAAGCAAATCCAATTTGACAGATTGTGAAAATGCCTGCCTAGCCTTCAAATTCTGTTACTTTTGCTCAATCACCAGACCCGATTTCCAAATGCTGCTGAAATTCGTTTGTCGTAGAGATTCTTTTCGGTTTGCTATTTAATGGAGCTTCATATGAAAACTATATTTCCTTTTGCAGTTAGAACTAGAAGGTTATCTGATGACCAATTGCAAGTAATTCCTTTAGATTGCTAAAATGCAAGAAATGGTACTCGATGAACGGGTCTTGATTCTTGGGTGATTGTGCAATCCTTTTCTTTTGATGGTTTGTGGGGAGGgggaggaggggattgctttgACATCTAATGAAAATTGAATGGTTGCATTCATgttcatttctttcttttcattttccattGCAATCTCATGCCTACCCCAAAAGTTGAAAGAGTAAAAGAGATAAAAAGGGGTAGATAAACTTCTACACCTTTCAAGATGACAACTCTACCATGTATAGCCAatagatgatgatgacgatAATTTGATGTGTGGAGAGCGATGATCAGGCTCAGGTTTCTTTTGAATCTTGAAGCTCTATTTTCTTTGTAGAACAATATCTTGTAGCCATTCTAGGGTCTAGGCTAGAGGAAGCCAAAGATGTTTGGTTTCCTTAGAAGTGTGTAactcaatcaaacattcattTGTTTCTGGTGCTAGAAATTCATGCTTTTCTTGAGGAGTGTTCTATCCATTGattaatttcttaaaatttCTTAAAACGTTTTTGTGATTGGGCTGGCCTTGGTAGGTGTTGCGAGGGTTGTACTGAAGAAGGGGAAGACCCAATTATTCAAGGATGGCAGCCCAATGGTCTACAGTGGAGCAGTTGATAGAATAATTGGTAGACCACCTCCCAGGACTGGAGACATTGTGTTGGTAGCTGATGGGGCAGAAAAACCAATAGGATGGGGCATGTACAATTCAGTCTCCATGTTCAGTGTTCGGCTGATGCAACTCGAAGAGGAAGCAACAAGGTAGTACTATTTCTACGAGTCCTTTCTAGTTCTGATTTATCATTACATTCACAGGGATGTTCAAATTGATAACCTTTATGAAACAGGGATTTGTCATGTGCATTGAACATGGAGAAACTGCTTGAGACAAGAATTAATGAAGCTATAGAACTACGTAAGAGTTTGGGACTTCCATCAGTTAGTACAAATGCATTCCGTCTTGTCAATAGTGAAGCAGACAGGTACATGACCTTGAGCAGTAAATTGAGATTTCTGTCAGTGTTTTGTAATTGAGTATGAATGAAGATTCTCCCCTTGTCTTTTGTTAGAAAGGCCAAACCTATTTATGGATGTGTAAAGAACTAAGGACGCACTTAATTATTCAACGTAGCAGTAATAATTCAGCTCCTCCGGGGGTTGAGAATGTGTGGATGTTATGTGGTATGCATGTTAGGATTGAAAGAAACTAGTTATCTTTTGGTAAGATCCCTTtaaattgtaattaaattagGGTAAATGAAACATGTGGGATTTGTATCATTTAATCTGAAATGTTTAGTGTAACTGGTGGCAATACCAGTTGTCTACATTACATGGAATTGTCTGTGGACATACTAGTTCACTAATTTCAGGTCGATGTCCCTTTTTTACCACAG carries:
- the KS gene encoding ent-kaurene synthase-like 1 isoform X5, whose amino-acid sequence is MSRLNGAAEVNAAVLSSEGTKERIKKMFDKVDLSVSSYDTAWVAMVPSPNSPKDPFFPECVNWLLCNQLHDGSWGPPNLQPLFTKDALLSTLACILALKQWNVGEEQINKGLHFIESNVASATDEEQQSPVGFNILFPAMIEYARNLKMNLPLGAPTLDALFHRRDFELKRGYASNSEGWRTLLAYISEGFGKSQDWDLVMKYQRKNGSLFNSPATTASAFAHLKNADCLKYLRSLLEKFGNAVPTVYPLDKYARLSMAASLENLGIDRHFREEIRSVLDETYRSWLQGDEDILSDAATCAMAFRLLRVNGYDVSADPLTQYSEDRLFNSLGGYMKDIDDALELFRASETIIHPDESVLEKQHHWTSHFLKQELSNTLIRGHNLNKHIGLEVDDALKLPRYAILGRLSTRTAIKYYNTDSTRILKSYYRCLNIGNEDFLKLAVDDFNNCQSIHREELNHLTRWVEEYRLDKLNFARQKQAYCYFSAAATLFPPELSDARISWAKNGVLTTVVDDFFDVGGSEEELINLIQLVEKWDVNVSVDCCSENVEIIFSALKNTINEIGARAFTRQGRSVTSHVIEIWLDLIKSMFKEAQWLKNKSVPTMEEYMENAYVSFALGPIVLPALYLVGPKLSEEAVGSSEFDHLYRLMSTAGRLLNDIQGFKRESAEGKLNAVSLAMIHGNGVTEEEAINEMKNVIVSKRRELLRLVLLEKGSVVPRACKDLFWNMSKVLHVFYAKHDGFTAHDMMKTVNAVMEEPILLSEL
- the KS gene encoding ent-kaurene synthase-like 1 isoform X6, whose amino-acid sequence is MSFSHLSTLRLSTFPSPALTMSRLNGAAEVNAAVLSSEGTKERIKKMFDKVDLSVSSYDTAWVAMVPSPNSPKDPFFPECVNWLLCNQLHDGSWGPPNLQPLFTKDALLSTLACILALKQWNVGEEQINKGLHFIESNVASATDEEQQSPVGFNILFPAMIEYARNLKMNLPLGAPTLDALFHRRDFELKRGYASNSEGWRTLLAYISEGFGKSQDWDLVMKYQRKNGSLFNSPATTASAFAHLKNADCLKYLRSLLEKFGNAVPTVYPLDKYARLSMAASLENLGIDRHFREEIRSVLDETYRSWLQGDEDILSDAATCAMAFRLLRVNGYDVSADPLTQYSEDRLFNSLGGYMKDIDDALELFRASETIIHPDESVLEKQHHWTSHFLKQELSNTLIRGHNLNKHIGLEVDDALKLPRYAILGRLSTRTAIKYYNTDSTRILKSYYRCLNIGNEDFLKLAVDDFNNCQSIHREELNHLTRWVEEYRLDKLNFARQKQAYCYFSAAATLFPPELSDARISWAKNGVLTTVVDDFFDVGGSEEELINLIQLVEKWDVNVSVDCCSENVEIIFSALKNTINEIGARAFTRQGRSVTSHVIEIWLDLIKSMFKEAQWLKNKSVPTMEEYMENAYVSFALGPIVLPALYLVGPKLSEEAVGSSEFDHLYRLMSTAGRLLNDIQGFKRESAEGKLNAVSLAMIHGNGVTEEEAINEMKNVIVSKRRELLRLVLLEKGSVVPRACKDLFWNMSKVLHVFYAKHDGFTAHDMMKTVNAVMEEPILLSEL
- the KS gene encoding ent-kaurene synthase-like 1 isoform X4 produces the protein MSFSHLSTLRLSTFPSPALTMSRLNGAAEVNAAVLKQSSEGTKERIKKMFDKVDLSVSSYDTAWVAMVPSPNSPKDPFFPECVNWLLCNQLHDGSWGPPNLQPLFTKDALLSTLACILALKQWNVGEEQINKGLHFIESNVASATDEEQQSPVGFNILFPAMIEYARNLKMNLPLGAPTLDALFHRRDFELKRGYASNSEGWRTLLAYISEGFGKSQDWDLVMKYQRKNGSLFNSPATTASAFAHLKNADCLKYLRSLLEKFGNAVPTVYPLDKYARLSMAASLENLGIDRHFREEIRSVLDETYRSWLQGDEDILSDAATCAMAFRLLRVNGYDVSADPLTQYSEDRLFNSLGGYMKDIDDALELFRASETIIHPDESVLEKQHHWTSHFLKQELSNTLIRGHNLNKHIGLEVDDALKLPRYAILGRLSTRTAIKYYNTDSTRILKSYYRCLNIGNEDFLKLAVDDFNNCQSIHREELNHLTRWVEEYRLDKLNFARQKQAYCYFSAAATLFPPELSDARISWAKNGVLTTVVDDFFDVGGSEEELINLIQLVEKWDVNVSVDCCSENVEIIFSALKNTINEIGARAFTRQGRSVTSHVIEIWLDLIKSMFKEAQWLKNKSVPTMEEYMENAYVSFALGPIVLPALYLVGPKLSEEAVGSSEFDHLYRLMSTAGRLLNDIQGFKRESAEGKLNAVSLAMIHGNGVTEEEAINEMKNVIVSKRRELLRLVLLEKGSVVPRACKDLFWNMSKVLHVFYAKHDGFTAHDMMKTVNAVMEEPILLSEL